A genome region from Triticum aestivum cultivar Chinese Spring chromosome 2B, IWGSC CS RefSeq v2.1, whole genome shotgun sequence includes the following:
- the LOC123042788 gene encoding CBS domain-containing protein CBSX5-like: protein MVAGFLLESEVSDLCIGKPPIRWLPPSSTVAGAVAELEADGGPGAAVAVWDGREGADVAGRVRMADVLLFLCVHDGSSEATLADLLAAAGAPPVRRVEPDASVLEAVDALLGGAQNLVVPIRDNRHRPAHLQAEPMCWVTAEDVVRFFLGSVAFFSQIALRSVSDLGAVRPARSVLAVAPGDDTLSATEPLLRAALATHASVAVVSGRCLVGEISPLTLCSSLAALSPMSFVDSARAPREAALGPRLRSRNRHGVLDLLNAGGRDLPSPSSSSSSSSSSASSSSSSSDGEDEDEKRVTPAFTSTGRQAKFPARWTKGVIACRRGSSLVAVMAQAVAHRVTQVWVLDDEPEGEVLVGAVGLVDVLRVLRRHLLRAPSAHSMAE, encoded by the exons ATGGTGGCGGGGTTTCTGCTGGAGAGTGAGGTGTCCGACCTCTGCATCGGCAAGCCGCCGATCAGGTGGCTGCCGCCCTCGTCCACCGTGGCcggcgccgtcgccgagctcgAGGCCGACGGGGGGccgggcgccgccgtcgccgtgtgGGACGGCCGGGAGGGGGCGGACGTGGCGGGCAGGGTGCGCATGGCCGACGTGCTCCTCTTCCTCTGCGTCCACGACGGCAGCAGCGAGGCCACGCTCGCTGACCTCCTCGCAGCTGCCGGGGCGCCGCCCGTCCGCCGCGTGGAGCCCGACGCGAG CGTGCTGGAAGCGGTGGACGCGCTGCTGGGCGGCGCGCAGAACCTCGTGGTGCCCATCCGCGACAACCGGCACCGGCCGGCGCACCTACAAGCAGAGCCGATGTGCTGGGTCACGGCGGAGGACGTGGTGCGCTTCTTCCTCGGCTCCGTCGCGTTCTTCTCGCAGATCGCCTTGCGCTCCGTCTCCGACCTCGGCGCCGTCCGCCCGGCCCGCAGCGTGCTCGCCGTTGCGCCCGGAGATGACACGCTCTCCGCCACCGAGCCGCTCCTTCGCGCGGCCCTGGCGACGCACGCCTCAGTCGCCGTGGTGTCCGGCCGCTGCCTGGTCGGCGAGATCTCGCCGTTGACGCTCTGCTCCTCCCTCGCCGCGCTCTCGCCCATGTCCTTTGTCGACTCTGCCCGCGCCCCGCGAGAAGCCGCCCTCGGGCCCCGCCTCCGCAGCCGCAACCGGCACGGCGTGCTCGACCTCCTCAACGCGGGCGGCCGCGACCTGCCGTCcccatcctcttcctcttcgtcctcctcgtcgagcgcatcctcctcctcctcttcgtccgacggcgaggacgaggacgagaagCGCGTCACCCCAGCTTTCACGAGCACGGGTCGACAAGCCAAATTCCCGGCGCGGTGGACGAAGGGGGTCATCGCGTGCCGGCGGGGGAGCTCGCTGGTGGCGGTGATGGCGCAGGCGGTCGCGCACCGCGTGACGCAGGTGTGGGTGCTGGACGACGAGCCGGAGGGGGAGGTGCTGGTGGGCGCCGTCGGTCTCGTGGACGTGCTCCGGGTGCTCCGCCGCCACCTCCTTCGCGCACCGTCCGCGCACAGTATGGCAGAGTAA